The genomic segment GTTGCTGAGGGTTGTGGAAGAGAATTAAGAGCTCTCGTCTGAACTTTGCAGAACCCTGTGCAGTTTGGAGACTCAGACTGTGACTCTTCAGAGGGCGAGTGTTCTGACGCCACAGTTAGGACCAGCAAGAACTACAGCTCTGCCACCTGGTGACAAGGGCTCTCTGTCGGGTCTCAGGACTGACTGCTCTCCAGCAATAGACTCCTCCCTCCTTCATCTGTCTGGGAGGAGTGGCCCAGTCCCAGAAACAAGCCACAGTGACAGGAACATGAGACTTGTCAACTCTCTGGGAAATACCCAAATGAAATACATCTCCGTGAGCATTTCAATCAAGAATGTCAGGGATCTGTTGTACTGAACTCTCCAGCTACTGTaacattgatatttatttttgttggacATTTTAACACTTTGTATTGTAAAGAGTGAACTATATATGATACAGACACAATAATTTCTTTacaaaaaatgaaggaaatgttGCTCTTTAGGAACAACATTCGGAATTCGTGGGGCCAGGTGTCACTGTCACTTGAACATGGGACCGGGTCTTTTGTCCATGCTTGAAGACTCGTAAGGAGACATGTTGAACATTGAAAACACAAGCCAAAGGGTCACAGCCACATTAAGGTCAACTGGCTTGTCCCTGGGAAGGATGGAAACGACCTGCAGGTTGAGTGATCTCAGCACCAATGCCGTGGAGGGCATGTGCTTCCTGTAGGAAGAAGAAGCACACAGAGCCATAAGTGCACATCTGGAAGCCATTTTGTTTCTTGAACGTTAAACAGAGCCTGGCTGTAAGAGCTTCAGCAGCATCAGGTCCCGCCCTCAGCACATGCTTCCCGTTTAGTGCCGCCATTTTCACGCCCCTGACCAGCGTGCTCTTCCAGACGCAGTGCCATTTCTCCCAGGTAGCTTCCTTTCTTTCCACCTGTGGGCCACTTCTTTTAGGAATGGAAAGGGTCCTGAGGGGGATAGAGGGGTGAGATGAAAAAGCATCTGTGACATTAGAAAAACAAGCCTGTAAAAATTCTTCCTGAAGATGCCTCTATTCAGATATATAAGCAAGACAGCGCGATCCCTCTCTGACCCAGGTTGTCTACCTCCCGGAATCACACTGATTCACACAGAAGGCAGCTAGGATGTGTGTATCCAGTGTCCAATCCCAAACCATCTTTATTTTGTTCGTGATCTCATTCTAGCATGGAAGCTTTGGTGGCTGTCTGTCAATCACTGTAGCATAAAAGGCTAAATTAGCAGCTCATAGAAGGTGACCTCCTGCACCGCATTTTTGTTCAATGCTATCTGTAAAATACggtaggtttgttttgtttgttttttgggttttttttttttgttttaattctgaatcACTGCAGTTTTGTTTAGTTAGGTTAGGAAATTTGTAGAAGGAACATGCTCAGCAGGAATTAGAATTAGTTTCTCAAAAGCACGTGAATCTTCCTGTGTCTAGAGTCCTGGGCTCTAAAAGGTTCCCCGAGGTGCTTTGTGGAGCCTCGGCTTGAAGCAGGAAATGTCTCACAgttccctggggtctgggtcaCAGGTAGACACCACCATGCCGGGCTTAAAGATGTTTCATCCagaatgtatatacacacacgttGGCCTGATTCCTGTCTCCAGTGCAGGCTTCTGCCAAGCATTGCCCTGCGCTggctgggttctgatgttgcatCCTGTAAGGATGTTAGGTATTAAGACATTCCAACCCCAATGGAAACAGTGCCCCTGGGCCGGGTGTCACTCACTGACTGCATCAGCCAAAATGAAGTGCAGGAGGGACTCAGAGCCAGTCTTACGTTTGATCCCTCCTTTGTTTACACTTTATGTTGAGGACATTGATTTTAAAACTTAGTCTATAACTTTAGCTCATAGGAAAGATAAAGGAACACGTACTTAGAAAGCAGTATTGTTTTGTTAAATTATTCCGTTTTGTATGAACCGTAGCAGGACTACACAGAGCTTAAGTTATGGCATTGTTATTCTTGTGTTTACTTTATGCTGTCATCATTTTCTGTTGACCAGAAGGTGTGGCTTATGATGTAGCACAATGACTGTTTATTGCTAACCATGAGTTATTATGGACTTCGTGGTCCTAAGTGAAGGCTGGGGATGGAGCTGCCCTTTGgcactcccagcattcctcagtgtTTTCCCTGGTCTCCTGAATACTGCAGCAATGGCCTGAGGAGGTGGGCTCTGCCCTGACACCCAACGGGTacactgtgaattttttttttttacttgattgtAAAAGCTCCTGAATATGCAGATGACCAAGTGATGAACAAGTAGTTCAAAGGCTTCAAAAGTTACAAACTTTCTAAAGTGTCTTAGAATAAAATCATGGGACTGTAAGAAGGGCAAGAAATTGAGGTAGTTTCAAGAGTGGACAACGAACCGGTCACCATCTCCTTCCAGCTGAGTCCCACAGAAAGACTAGAAGAGACATGTACAGCAGCAGGATGTGCTTCTGTGACTGCCTCAGGTCCCCTGTTCCTTAGAATTAAGACTCTTCCCGTCCCACACAAAGCAGGAGCAGCTGTCTGTCCTGTGCATACCATTAGTGACACCAGTGAGCTCTGAAGAGCAGCTTCTGCCTGCACCATTCAGTATCCTCCCAGAACACACACCCAGTACCTCAGCCTTCATCAGCGTTCTGCATTCCCACCGTGCTGTGTGGCACACTAAGGCCACCTTAACTGGATTCTCATTACAGGATGCCATGATATGGCAGGGGTGTGCTGTTGAGTCCAGTCATTCACTGTAGCATCCAGATAAGAGTGAAGTCCACACTTCTATAGTAGAATTAACGaggtttcagagaaaaaaaaaatggttctaaaCAAGGTTAAAAGGGAAGAACAGTCCTACCCCACCTGCCGTGTAGGAGACAGGAAGTTCAAACTGTTCCCTTAAAACGTTATCGTCATCAGAAGAACCTTGCGTGTCGAGATCAGGGACCGTAAGAGCCAGCTCTTCAGTGCGGTTAGATGGGGCCATGCTTCGGTGCTTTGAGAACCCTTGCCAGACCGAATTCAAGCGTCAGCACTTACTGTGAGATGAATGGCTACATTCTTTGGCTGGCTGGTTTTGACTGACTACTAAGATGAGTTTCATTTTGTATTGCAATCAAGCActggatttttctctttttcctagaCCATGTCCCTAAGTAAAAATCGCTCTTAAAATAACAGCCTAGCACAGTAATGGAGAAGCCTGCGCGCACTTTAAAACATTCCCACCACCACTCAGTTTAGAGCTTGCTGCAGGACTGGGGGCATTCTGCCCAGGACAATGAAGATGATGTTTTAAGGTGACTTGGGTGGCCTGCTTGAAGACTGAGTAGTTTAAGCCTTTAGTTCCACCAAGTTAATCCTGGAATTAAAGTAATTTTGAGTCAGTACTGTCTAGTGATTATTCAGGGCCTTGCTAAATTACTCCCCTAACCTGCTCTGGGTGATGAAAGCAATGGTACTGGAGTTTCTTGTTACTAATGGAGGCTTGTCAGTGCTCCCCACGAGGTAGCCCTGACATCTATCTTCCCCGTGCTCCCCACAAGGTAGCCCTGATAGCTTCTCTGTGAGAATATGTTCGTTTTGATCCAGTGGTTTACTGTTTTTTATTATGTCCTTATGTctcaaatgtttttaattatatattttttaattctttgagaatttcatacatgtcaACTCTGAGCTATGATCATATTCACTCCGTGCCCCCCTATATACCACCTAAGCCATCCTCCTCCCAACTTCAGGCTTTTGGATTGTTGTTTTGGTAATTCACCAAGTCCAGCTAGTGCCACCCAGGCATGCGTGTGACCGTCCACTGGAGCAAGGGACACTAACAGCAGATCACGTCCACAAAAGCATGATTTTCCCTCCCCCAGTAGCTGTCAACTGCCAATAACTCTGCAATAAAGATAAGGAACGgagatttccttcccacatcAAATTCTCTATTTAAAAGACATTTCTAGCTGGGTATggtgtcacatacctttaatcctagctctgggagaggcagagagagaggcagattctgtgacttcaaggctagcctggtctatatacaagccaggcagagtggcttggtgagactctgtctcaaaaattaatattaataataataacaataacaataatatcatCATCTAAGGGATTCCTGCCCTGCCCCacatatattatgtttatttctcGAAACCAAACTACCATATTTCACCGTGCTCCACCTTCACCCTAAACACTGTGGTCTGCGTCTGAGCGCCGCGTTGCTCCCTGCTGATCCTTGCTACAGCCTCAGAGCAGAGCATCACTCACAACTCGCTGGAATTGGTGTGCAAAGTATGTATGGACCATTTGAGACCTTGAGTTCCCTGATGGGCAAGTACGGGGCCACGCCAGGGGTCTCCTTGTGGATCCCCAAGGGGATCCAGCAGGGGTGTGTCATGACAGGCAAAGGGCCACTTGCCTTTATGCTCTCCCTTTGGACTGCAGTCCAATTGACTAACCACCAGTCCCATCTCTGCCCACACTGAACTGTACCAAATGAGCACACTCTTCCCCGTCTGAACCGAAGGGTCAGGTGTGCCATCCGTTACTTGTTTCCTCCCGAGATGATGTGAAAAATGATGTGATATTTTTATCAAGACTTTTTTTCAACTGTCAGTGTGGATTCAGTGCCTTTCCAGGCAGCAAGCTTTTCTTTGCTGATGCCATAGAACAAATGTCCCAATCTGCCCACCTCCCTCTAGACTGGCCCACTGGATCCATACATTTGCTTATCTGCATGGCTCAATTGGCACAGCAAAAGCCCGTTCAAACAAGAATGAGCTGAACTAGGCTGCTAAGTGGAGGACCCACTGGAACCTAGAATGTTTCTCAGGGACAGAAAGACCTGGGGAGGCTTTGGGCAATGTCACACAGAACGGAGTGACAGAAGGATTTCAGCCAGTGTCACACCCCACACCCGCAGATGGCAAGGCCACTATAAGGAAGCTTCCAGCAGAACCAGAGCCCTGCTTCCCAGGGCCACTGTACGGCACTGGGGGTGGGTCAGCGGCATCTGGCCCTAGGCTGCTGTCTGCTGATCATGGCTCTCCCATGGCTACAAGCTAGAGGGTGCAGCCACatgtgaggggtggggtggggggtgcatcATGATCACCCCACCCCAGTGGCTGGCCACATCTAGAGCTCTACTTCCCAGAGGATAGGGAAGCCTTtgagtcttcttttttttaatgtatatgtctGCCCTCTCTCTTGCCTGtctttctcccatctctctctctctctctgtctctctctctctctctctctctctcacacacacacacacacacacaaaataatgtgAGTTCCTACTGATTTAGAGCAAACTTCTTTCTAATATTTAAGTCTCAGAATGAAACTGCATCTCTCTCCCGTGGTCTCAGCTCCTGGGggccctcccaccccaccccactcctcgtCCTTTTCAGATACCGGCTCTGGCTTTGTACTGAGCAGCGGTGGGAACAAGAATGATTATGAAAACAAACCAATGCATGGAATTAAACAAAAAGTATATCTTATGTTTTCTGGTCCTCTCTTTTCCTAATGGGGATGTTTGCTGTCCTGCCAGGATGTCAGGGAAAGGCAGGCTGGGTTCTGCAACAGGAGCCTATGTTTCAGGGACAGCCGCTCCAGCTGTGATTTCTGCTATGTCTTGAGTATTCCCATAAAGGCCCAGGCAGgccctctgcctcttcctgagcATCCTGCTGCCCTTCCTGCAGCTGCCATTACCAATGACATCACTCTTAAAGAAGCCAAGAGAGGGAAATGGGAAGCTGGCATCATTCTGTCATTCCGGGAGTGAGAAGCTAAGCGAGCCTTTCGCATTGTACTTTTTCAGCCATTCTGCTCCCTCTGTTAAGGGCAGTTGTTAGTCTGCAGCATGTACAAACATGCTCTTACAAAAATTTATGTCTATGGACTTAGGAAATCTCATCTCCTGGGAGCCCATACTTGTGCAAGATCCTGGGGACACACACGGGGGAGTCTCAAATGGGATAAAAGGCCCATGTGCACAAGGAGAAaagcccctcttctctctttccctctgtatcCCAACATGCTACAGAACCAGGCCTCAAAGCAcagtctccacctccccaccccctcattAGAAagccttcttttaaaaagaaatttttttttaatggaaaaaaaaaaaaaaaaaaaaaaaaaaaagccatggtgTGGCAATCCACTCTCACTGTAGAACCTGAGAATGCCCCAGAATTCACACAGCACAGCAGGCCTAGAAAACCTTGACAAACCTTGACAAGACTCTCAGCAGAGCCCAGGTGTGACACAAACACACCAGCCCACAGGTGATGTCTTAGAGGGCAGTTCTGCTAAGTGCTTGTCACAAGGCCCAAGGCCACAGAGCGATCAGCTCAGGTGCCCAGCTGGGAGATACAATCATGGCTCTAAGTGACCACAAGACAGGTAGGCGGTCACACTACCTTCTCCTCTTTGAATTAAGAAGTACAACTGTTCCGCAGCTGTCCTCAGCAAATGGCAAAATAAAACCACTCACGGGGTGCACTGGCTGACAGCCTCACTTAATGACGCCAACAAGAGGAGGTAGAAGGGATTTCCAGGCAGAAAATATAGATGGCCATTTGATTCCGATGAGACAGAGCAGGACCTTCAGATGGGAAGAATTTCCCCTGAAAACATTCAGAACATGCAAAGCTGGCTTCCATTCATATTTACTCTTGTTTGAATCAGCCTAACAATCGGGACAAGGAGCTTAAACACAGATAGAAGTGTCCGTGAACGGGAGTCCTGCAGGAGTCATTGCACTTAACGCTGCGTGTACAACCTAGGCAGCCCCTCATGTTTCCCTTGGCTTATGAAGAGGTAGATCAGCAGAAAGGTGGAGAGGACAATTCTTCAACAGAGTTACAGAGGACAGGGTGACATCTGCAGGGTGTTAGCAGGAGCGCGCCTGTCACACAGCCTGTACAAAAAGACCACCTGTATCTTCTCTCAAGACATCTCAGGGACCCGCAAGAGGCAAGCTTGACAGATACTGAATAGATTTTCTAGAGAGCAGTCCATTTCATAGAACCCGCTGAACAGGACAGAACATCCTTCTAACAGACCTCTGCGCACACTAGAGCGCTGTCCACCTCATCTTTTGAGGGAAATTAAAACACAATGAGGACATTAAAAGGACCAGCAGCACAGTCCGGGGCCCTGTAAACACAGAACCCACGTTACacgtccttcctgctgtccagaCAGCCAGTGTTGCCCGCTTCACTCAGTACCAGGTGCTTCTGGCTAAATTTTTTGATGAGCGTTCCAGGAACCAAAGCGACCAGGGCAATGGCCAACAGCTTCAAGACAGTCTCCCAggagaagagggcatccagagaggtgagggTGGACAGGATGGAGCCCGTCTGCACGCAGATGAAATTGTATGGGATCAAACCTGGAAAACAGAAAGTGGATACACTCATTAACGGGGCAGGATGGCCAGGGATTCAGAACAGGGAACCTAGCTGTCTGTCTAACTCTTagcccctcccttttctccccacACTTCCTGTACACACTTGCTTTACCTGAAAAAGGCATTCAGATATGCCACACAactatatatatgtgatatatatatatcacaataagCAAAATTTACTTATCACACAGGGAAAAAACACTCAGTAAGCTGCCCTTTCCCATATCTGttttagagaagaaaagcaaGGTCATTTCTCACATAAAGTTCAGCGGCTGAAGTCTGCACACTTGCTTAAGGTGGGACCTAAGAGCCGAATGGGAGAAAGGAGCCTGACAACATGAAAGTTTCAGCTTGCATTAAAATGTTTCAATACCcagcaaacaaaacaagtttCTTCCAAGTACAACTTTGTGCGCTCTGCACCCTGAGAACAGCACTGCGCTGGACTCCAAGGCTGGTAGCTAGACAGCGGATGGCATAACAATTCCTTAgagtcaggcttggtgacacatGCTTCTAATTTTAGTAAAAGGacgctgaggcaggagaataacaacaaattcaaggccagcctggacaacaagctcaaaaataaaaacaacaaccaagaaCCCTGTAatgtttaagaaacaaaaacatgtacGTCAGGCAAAAGGGAGCACGCTTTTAGCACAGTAcgcaggaagtggaggcaggtagatctcggTGAGCTCCCAGGTACCCTGGTCTCCACTGAGAGTCAGCCAGAGCTCcgcagtgagaccttgtctcaaagggaTATCTTAAGCCAAATGTGGCGGGTGCCTATAGTCCTGGCACCTGGACGGCTGAGACAAAAAGACTAAAAACTTGAGGCCAGACCATGCTAtattgcaaacaaaacaaataagtcaAAATGCATTCTTAAGCATCCACCTCAGAGACCTGGTTCCTTGCTTCTGCAGTGTATCAGAAGCCtcttccctgtccccacccctgaGCTTCTGGTCAGCTGAAGAGGTGTACAGGAGATAACAGTCAGAGCACCCAAAGTCACAAAGCTTGGCCCTCAGAAAGGAATTCTGTCTCCAGAGTCTTTCCATGCTGGTGACGATTCCGTAATGACAAGTTGTTAAACCCCATTAGCTGAGGTGCTGAGGTACTACTCAGTTCTACTCAGTTCTGCTTCCATCAGAACTGGCTGTGGCCAACCTCCTTCCGCTTCTCTCAGATGTCGCTAATAACCCCTGCCCTGCTGCACGTTTGTTAACTTGGACATTAAACCCTGAGCATCAGTCCCTCCACACTCTGAGAAAGGTCTGGGCACCTCTGCCCATGGTTTCAGGAGGGTGGTAATTTACTGCAATGAGACATTAACACTCATGATAGGATGTTATCACTTTAACTTGCCAGGAAAGGCGGCCCGAAGCCCACATGTAAAGAAACACTGCTCCTAACCCCAGCTCTAATCCAGTTAAGTGATTTCCTGAGGGAAAGTGGCTTGCTAATGGCTGTGCTGTTCTCAGAAGGTAGACTGGAGCCTCCTGATGCTGGGTCTCCCTTAGCAAAGGGGCCTGTGCCAGAAAGGAAGTCCCTTGCTCTGAGCTAGCCGCTCAGTCTGCTAGCACTTCTTGGAGCCAAGCCATGTACTTTACAGAGATGACCCTGTCCAATCCTGGTGCTCAACACATGCAGGGCACACAAGAAACACTGCGGGCACGGGATGAACAATCCTTGGTTGTTCCACAAGTATTTGTATGGGTTTCCTATTGAAGCCAAAGGAGGTTTGAAATTAGAGACAGCCGTGTCAAGTCCAGACCAGAAGAATGCTGTTCATAGGCAAGCACATGGCCCAGTGGCCGGTGACGAGGGCAATGTCATTACGAcaaacctacccccacccccatcttacCGATAAGCACTGAGAAGAAAAACTGCACAATGGGGATGTTCAGAATCGGGGCCGAGAGGTTCAAGAACCAGTTTGGTGTCATGGGGAAGAGTCTGAGAAACAGCAGGAAGAAGAACAGGCTGTTTCTGTTCTCCTCCACCTGCAGAGAGACCGAACCCAGCGTCAGGAACAGAACTGGCTCTCCAGCAATGCCTGAAGCTGGACAGCTCCTTCCCAACTCAGGCTGCACAAGTACTCCCCCACtctccccacccaacccccagacatggtggctcacacttacAACCCTAGCACCTGGGAAtccaggaggctgaaacaggaggattacacaagtttgaggccaaaaaaacccagaaaaactgGGTTGGGAACATAACTCAGAAGTAAGGTGCCTGCCCTGTCAGAATAAGGATCTGCATTGGGTCACCAGTACccatggcaaacaaacaaacaaaaaaagcctagGGCAGTGCACAAGCCTGGAATCCCCTggcagggagacaggaggatccaatGAGGCCTGTTGGTCAGCTACTTTAGCCAAACCAGTGAGCTCTAGGCTCAATAAAAAagactgtcttcaaaaacaaagtaGACAGTGATTGAAGAAGATAACAATAAACCGCTGGCTTCCAcgtgtactcacacatacacaagctccccccacacacacccagaatTAAATAAAGTAATAAGATCATTGTGCCCGGGAACCAGAGGAGTCAGAATCTTAACTCAAAGCCACAGAGCAGGTAATGACAAGAACTTGAGGAAGCACAGACCTGTGAGCAGACATCAAAAGGACAAACTCTTCCCAGCTCCCAGGTGGGGCGGAGGAGCACTGTGGGAAATCCTGCCTCCACGCTGCTCCCTGCCCATGAGCTGATGCTCTGAGACCCAGCGCTCAGGTGTGCCCCCACCTTACCTTCCTCTGCAGCAGGGCCACTTTATCAGGAAAGTAGGAGATGACCAGCTGTTTGCCGAAAATACTGGAAAGCAGGTAGCAGCCCGTGGCGCCCACAGAtgtcagcacacagcacagcaaaaGTCCCAGCCATGGCCCGAACAAGGCACCAGCCAAGACATTCTGCAAAGAGAGCAGCCTCAGCCAGGGCAACATCTAGCAGCTTCCAGTGCCCTTATCCTGGAGCCTGTGTTAGCTCCTTCACATTCAGTGGTTTTCACAGCCCCAAACTGAAGGCCCATTCTAAAGCTGTGGATGAAAATGGGACTTTAAGTCTCTCCTGGGGCTCCTCTGCTTTACAAGGTCAAGTGGACTCAGTGGGCACTGGCAGGCTACAAAGGAGACCAGACCGTGTGCAGACATTACCTGGCTGTGGGGAGGGCTACAGGTACCCTGCAGCCAATGGGACACCCAATGAAAGGAAGCAAAGCTCACAGGCTAATATTGTTGTACAGTATTCCATACTGTACATACCTTCAGGAATCCGTGggaaatattttttgtttctcatcTGGTTAGTAACCTCACACTGAGCTTTCATTCTGGCCACAGTTCTAACTGACCTTAATTTCACAAAGATGGAGAAGTTAATTAATACTTTACAGATGCAGTTTGGTAATTATCATTCTGCCTCGAAGCCTGGAATCCGGGAGAAAGAACGTGGGAAAAGTCAAgggtgctggcacacacctgtaatctcagcaattgggaggctgaggctggaggattgctttgaatacaaggccagcctgagctagaaactgagttccagaccagtctgtgctacagagtgagacctcaTCTCTAAGCATACACTGGATA from the Arvicanthis niloticus isolate mArvNil1 chromosome 12, mArvNil1.pat.X, whole genome shotgun sequence genome contains:
- the Tmem41a gene encoding transmembrane protein 41A codes for the protein MRALLGLLLVFGGCTFALYLLSTRLPLGPRLGSDGEPEGRSLWFPSDLAELRELSEVLREYRKEHQAYVLLLFCSAYLYKQGFAIPGSSFLNVLAGALFGPWLGLLLCCVLTSVGATGCYLLSSIFGKQLVISYFPDKVALLQRKVEENRNSLFFFLLFLRLFPMTPNWFLNLSAPILNIPIVQFFFSVLIGLIPYNFICVQTGSILSTLTSLDALFSWETVLKLLAIALVALVPGTLIKKFSQKHLVLSEAGNTGCLDSRKDV